The genomic region TTCTTTATTAGTAAAATGATATCCTAATCCTTTTAATATATTTGAAGATCCAGTGATAGAGGAGGAACTGAAACTTCCATGTTTGATTACTTTTTCACCTGTTCCTGCTACTATAAAACTTGCTAAAGTGGAAATATTAAAAGTATTTTTTCCATCTCCTCCTGTTCCTACAATGTCAATGGCATTAAATTCTGTAAGATTAACTTTTATAGATAGATCCATCATAGCTTGTCTAAATCCTATTATTTCTTCTAAAGTAGGAGATCTCATATTATATATGGTGGTTAATGCTATAGCTTGTGTTTTATTAATTTTTCCTTTTGATATTTTTATCAAAATGTTTTTAGCTTCTTTTTTCGTTAATGTTTTTTCTAAAAAAAGATTTTCTAATATTTTATTCATATTTAATTTAAATTCAACCAGTTATCTATAATTTTTTCTCCATATGGAGTTAAAATTGATTCTGGATGAAATTGGACGCTACGTACATCATAAAATTTATGACGTAAAGCCATAATTTCTCCTTTATCTCCAATTGCTGTTATTTTAAGTTCTTTAGGAAAGTTATCTGGAGATATAATCCAAGAATGATAACGTCCAACTTTAATCTCTTTAGGTAATTCTTGAAATAAAATTTCTTTTGGATCAACTATTTTTATGAAACTAGATATTCCATGATAAACTTCTTTTGTATTCATAAGAGTAGCGCCAAATACTTCACCTATTGCTTGTTGACCTAGACAAACGCCCAAAATACTTTTAGTGGAAGCAAATGTTTTTACTAGAGGTTTTAAAATATGAGCTTCATCAGGTATTCCAGGTCCTGGTGAAAGAATAATTTTCTTGTATTTTTCTATATCTGAAAGTTTAATTTCATTATTTCTATATACTTTTATGGGATTTTTAGTTAGTTTCTTTACAGCATGAACAAGATTATAAGTGAAAGAATCATAATTATCCAAAATTAGTATTTTATTTATCATAATACTTTTATATATTTTTAGCTAATTCTATAGCCTTAAATAAGGCCATGAGCTTGTTATTTACTTCTTCTAACTCTTTTTCTTCTTTAGAATCAGAAACAATACCTGCCCCAGCTTGAAAAAATAAAGTACTATTTTTACTGACAAAAGAACGAATAACTATAGCTGTATTAATACAAGAATTTTTTAATCCAAAAAAACCAACTGCTCCTCCATATATTCCTCTATGTTGATTTTCGATTTTATCGATTAATTCCATAGCTTTATATTTAGGAGCGCCAGAAAGAGTTCCTGCAGGAAAAGTATCTCCAAATACTTTCATTATTGAAATATTTTTTCCTATTTTTCCAGATACTTTAGATACCATATGCAATACATGAGAAAAAACTTGAATTTCTTTAAACCCTTCTACTTTGACATTAGAAGAATTTTTACTAAGATCGTTTCTAGCTAAATCAACTAACATAACATGTTCTGCATTTTCTTTGGGGTTATTTGAAAGATCATCGGATAATTTTTTATCTTTATTTTCATTTCTCGATCTTTTTATTGTTCCTGCTATTGGATTAATATAGGCTATTTGGTTTTGAATAATGAGTTGTGATTCTGGAGAAGAACCGAACAATTTATAGTTCCCATAATCAAAGTAAAAAAGATATGGGGAGGGGTTTATAAATCGTAAAGCACGATATACATTAAATTCATCTCCTTTAAATTTTTGTTGAAATTGACGAGATAATACTATTTGAAAAACATCTCCACGCAAACAAGCTTTAATTCCTAGAGATACCATTTTTTTGTATTCTACATCTGTGACATTTGAATAACGAGTTCCAACTGATTTAAATGGAAAGGATGTAAAATTTTTTTTTTGTATTAATTTTATTAATTGATTTATATAAGTTTTTTTTTCAATTTTATAAAATTGATGTTCAATGACATATATTTCATGATGAAAATGATGAAATACAATTAAATTTTTATAAAAACCAAATCGTATTCTTGGAATATTATATATTTCTTTAATTGGAGTATAAAATTGAATATTTTCAAAATATTGAATACTATCATAAGATATATATCCATATAAACCTGAATAAGAAATGGTGGGATTTTCATTTTCAAATTTTTGAAAAAAATCCTCAATTAAAATTTTTATATCTAATTTATCATTTATAAAAATATGCTTATGAACACAATTGGGATATGATATTCGTAATACATTTTGATCTAAAATAAGTTCAGAAACAGGATTAATACAAATAATCGAAGAATGATTTTTGAAAATTTGATCATCAGAATATTCTAATAATAATATTTTAGGAAAAACATCTCTTAGTTTTAAATATAATTCTATTGGTGTAGCACTATCAGCCAAAATTTTTTTCTGAATAGTTCTAAAATTAAATTTAAACATGGTTTATGGTATTTTGACATGATAAAAAAAAGGCCGTCATAAAGACAAGCCTCAAAAATATTGGATCAACAATATTTACCTGAATTGAAGAATACCATTTACATTAGAAATGACATTTACATCATGCAAATATAAATAAATTTTTTCTATTTATGGATAATACTATTTATAATTCAATTATATGAAAATATTCATTTCTATTTTATTTCTTTTTGTATCTAATAAAGTGGATCAAAATAAGGTGGATAAAGATAAAGTGGAATATTATCATCCTACTTATCAAGATTACAAATTTTGGACGGAAGAAAAAAACTCAAAAGAAACTTTTATAGAGAAAAATTTTTCTATAAAAAAATATTATTCTCATAATTTTTTTAAACATGATAATATTGGTTTTTTTTTCAGGTATAGAAAAATTTTATCTATTCCTAATAGATATAAGCAATTAAATCAAGAAAATTTTAATGCAAATATGCCTAAAAATATGCTTTTTTTTAAAGATCCTTTTTTTTATCGCGAAAAAATTAAATATTTTGATGTTAAAACTCCAATTTCCGAAATTTTTTATATAAGTGATTTTTTCAAAAAAAAAAAAATATTAGGTGGTTTTTTTTCTCAAAATTTTAATAAAAAAATAAATTATTCCATAGAATATAGGAATTTTTATTTAGAAAATGAATTTGATTTAAAAGAAAGTAAAAATTTATTATTAACCACTTTTAATTATCAAGATAAAGATGATTATAATTATAAATTATGGGGACATTATATTAATCAAAAATTTGAAATAGAGGATAAAAAAATAACCCCAAAATGGAATATTAAAAATTATAAAAACGTTTTTTTATCCCATAAAGAATTTTTTCAAAATAGATTTTATATAAGTCTTATCCAAAAAATTTCTTCTTTCAAAGAAAAAAATAGATCATTTCTATTAAAAACTTATATGGAATACGAAAAATATTCCAATCAAAATTTACAAAAACAAAAAATCAATCATTCTTATTTAAGAAATAGTTTTTTTCTCATTTTTAATCATAAAAAAATGAATATAGAAATAGGATCTATTTTTGATAAAATCAATTATCAATTATTTAACAATAATCATAAAAAAGATAAAGAAATCAATAGTTTTTCAATTCAAACTAAAGTTTTTTATCCTATTAATAACATTTTTGAATTTTATTCAAATGGAAAATGGATTATAGAAAATTATAAAAAGTCTTATTTGAAGACTAATATTATGTTAAACGTATTTTTATTACCTAAATTTTTGTTTTTAACTCAATTAAGTATTAATGAGAACAATAATTTGATTCCTATTTTTATTATGAATAAAAATAAAGATTGTTACAATAGTCATGAAGAAAAAAATATCTTTTTTTTTGAAAAAGAAAAAACAATAAATTTTTCTTTAAGTTCTCATGAAAAAAAATATTATATTTCTTTTTACATATCCAGATTAAATCATTTTTTACGACATGAAGAAAAAAAAATAAAAGAGTTTTTATATCCTAAACATATTCAATTATATGGATTTAACATAAAAACTACACATGATCTATGGAGATTTCAATTTAATAATATTTTATTATATCAAAAATATAATTCTAATCCATTAATTTTTTCTGTTCCAAATTTTATATTGAGAAGTACAATTTTTTATCAAGATTATTTTTTCCATAAAGCTTTATTTGTAAAGACAGGTTTTTCTTTTCATTATTTTAATGAATTTTATTCCAAAAAAGTTTATTATCCTTTTAATTTTCAAACTTTTTCTTTTGATAAAGAATGTATTCCTAATAAAATTGGGGGGAGGCCTTTTTTAGATTATTTTTTTAATTTCAAAATATATAAAACTATATTCTATTTCAATATCCAAAATATTGGATTTTATGACAATGAAAATAAATTTTTTATTAAAATTGGTTTTTTGTGGAATCTTTTTACTTGATTATAAAAACGAATCTATAAAAAAAACGTAATTTTATTCGTCAAAAGTTAATAAAAATGAAAAAATTTTTTTATTTTATATTATTCTTTTTGATGTCATTATTTTCTTTTTTACAAGGAAAAGGAAATAAAAAAGAAATGGAAAATGTGATTGAATATATTAAAAAATATGCTGTTTTTGCTATTGAAGAAATGGAAAAATTTGGGATCCCAGCTAGTATTAAATTAGGACAAGGTATTTTAGAATCTTCTAGTGGAAATAGTTTTTTATCCAAAGAAACAAATAATCATTTTGGAATTAAATGTGGAAAGAGTTGGATGGGAAAAGTTTATTACTATAATGATGATCTTCCAAAAGAATGTTTTCGAAAATATAATTCTGTTCAAGAATCTTTCCATGATCATTCCAAATTTTTACATCAACCACGTTACTCTAAATTATTTCTTCTTAAAAAAAATGATTATCAAGGTTGGGCTTATGAACTTAAAAAAGCAGGTTATGCTACATCCTTAAATTACGCTAATTTATTAATTGATCAAATAGAAAAATATTATTTATGGAAATTTGATGAAAATACTACTTCTAGTATAGAAAAAAGAATTCATCAATATTTAAATTATATGGAAAAAAATAAAAATAAAGATTCTTTTTTCAGAATTTTTAGGAAAAAACTACATTTTTTTTATAAAATATTTTCATCAATTAGAAAAAAATTGGATAATATAAAAAATCGTTCTTCGAATTAAATTTATTGAATATGAATCCGAATAATTTAAGGTATAGTAAAAATCATGAATGGATAAGTATACCAAATGAAAAAAATCAATCTTATGTAGGAATTACTTTTTTTGCTCAGAATGAGTTAGGAGATATTGTTTATTTAGATGTAGATAGCTCTATAATTGGAAAAAAATTGAAAATAGAAAATACGTTTGGAACGATAGAAGCCGTAAAAACTGTTTCAGATTTATTTATGCCTGTATCGGGTTTGATTCTTGAAATTAATAAAAAATTATTGTCTAAACCAGAACTCATTAATAAAAATTCTTATCATGAAGGATGGATTCTTCGAATCAAAATTCTACATATGAAAGAATATGATCAATTAATGTTTTCGGAAGAATACCAAAAATATATACAGGGATCTAAATAATTATTCAGACAGAAAATAAAATATGAAAAAAAATAAAATTTTTGATTTTATTGATGATGAAAAAATCGCGAATCAAATAATTGATTTTAGTCATAAAAATATCACTACTGTTCGTTTTCTTATTCCTTCTATTCATTGTAATTCTTGTATTTTTATTTTAGAAAACTTACCTAAGTCACATCATAATATTTTTGATTCTACTGTAGATTTTTATAGTAAAAAAATTTGGATTACGTTCAATAACATTGAATATAAATTAAGCGACATAGCTCAATTACTTGATTCTATGGGTTTTACTCCTTCTATTGATTTTGAATCGATAAAAAATAAAAAAAATAACCCCAATTTTTTTTATAGAAAATTAATAGGAAAACTGGCTATTTCTTTTTTTTGTTTTGGAAACATTATGCTTTTAGCTATTCCAGAATATGTTGGAGCTAAACAAGAAGACATATGGTTTATGGAAAATCGTGATTTTTTTCGCTATTTAATGGTTATTTTATCTTTACCTATAATAATATTTTCTTTTACCGATCATATAAAATATGCTGTATTAGGATTAAAAAAACATGTTTTAAACATAAATATTCCAATTTCTATTGGTTTACTAGTTCTTTTTATATGGAGTTGTTATGAAGTTTTTTTTGATTTAGGATCGGGCTATTTTGATAGCCTTTCTAGTTTTTCATTATTTTTACTTTTGAGTAA from Blattabacterium cuenoti harbors:
- the gcvH gene encoding glycine cleavage system protein GcvH, producing MNPNNLRYSKNHEWISIPNEKNQSYVGITFFAQNELGDIVYLDVDSSIIGKKLKIENTFGTIEAVKTVSDLFMPVSGLILEINKKLLSKPELINKNSYHEGWILRIKILHMKEYDQLMFSEEYQKYIQGSK
- a CDS encoding anthranilate synthase component I family protein gives rise to the protein MFKFNFRTIQKKILADSATPIELYLKLRDVFPKILLLEYSDDQIFKNHSSIICINPVSELILDQNVLRISYPNCVHKHIFINDKLDIKILIEDFFQKFENENPTISYSGLYGYISYDSIQYFENIQFYTPIKEIYNIPRIRFGFYKNLIVFHHFHHEIYVIEHQFYKIEKKTYINQLIKLIQKKNFTSFPFKSVGTRYSNVTDVEYKKMVSLGIKACLRGDVFQIVLSRQFQQKFKGDEFNVYRALRFINPSPYLFYFDYGNYKLFGSSPESQLIIQNQIAYINPIAGTIKRSRNENKDKKLSDDLSNNPKENAEHVMLVDLARNDLSKNSSNVKVEGFKEIQVFSHVLHMVSKVSGKIGKNISIMKVFGDTFPAGTLSGAPKYKAMELIDKIENQHRGIYGGAVGFFGLKNSCINTAIVIRSFVSKNSTLFFQAGAGIVSDSKEEKELEEVNNKLMALFKAIELAKNI
- a CDS encoding putative porin is translated as MKIFISILFLFVSNKVDQNKVDKDKVEYYHPTYQDYKFWTEEKNSKETFIEKNFSIKKYYSHNFFKHDNIGFFFRYRKILSIPNRYKQLNQENFNANMPKNMLFFKDPFFYREKIKYFDVKTPISEIFYISDFFKKKKILGGFFSQNFNKKINYSIEYRNFYLENEFDLKESKNLLLTTFNYQDKDDYNYKLWGHYINQKFEIEDKKITPKWNIKNYKNVFLSHKEFFQNRFYISLIQKISSFKEKNRSFLLKTYMEYEKYSNQNLQKQKINHSYLRNSFFLIFNHKKMNIEIGSIFDKINYQLFNNNHKKDKEINSFSIQTKVFYPINNIFEFYSNGKWIIENYKKSYLKTNIMLNVFLLPKFLFLTQLSINENNNLIPIFIMNKNKDCYNSHEEKNIFFFEKEKTINFSLSSHEKKYYISFYISRLNHFLRHEEKKIKEFLYPKHIQLYGFNIKTTHDLWRFQFNNILLYQKYNSNPLIFSVPNFILRSTIFYQDYFFHKALFVKTGFSFHYFNEFYSKKVYYPFNFQTFSFDKECIPNKIGGRPFLDYFFNFKIYKTIFYFNIQNIGFYDNENKFFIKIGFLWNLFT
- a CDS encoding anthranilate synthase component II, with translation MINKILILDNYDSFTYNLVHAVKKLTKNPIKVYRNNEIKLSDIEKYKKIILSPGPGIPDEAHILKPLVKTFASTKSILGVCLGQQAIGEVFGATLMNTKEVYHGISSFIKIVDPKEILFQELPKEIKVGRYHSWIISPDNFPKELKITAIGDKGEIMALRHKFYDVRSVQFHPESILTPYGEKIIDNWLNLN
- a CDS encoding glycoside hydrolase family 73 protein, translating into MSLFSFLQGKGNKKEMENVIEYIKKYAVFAIEEMEKFGIPASIKLGQGILESSSGNSFLSKETNNHFGIKCGKSWMGKVYYYNDDLPKECFRKYNSVQESFHDHSKFLHQPRYSKLFLLKKNDYQGWAYELKKAGYATSLNYANLLIDQIEKYYLWKFDENTTSSIEKRIHQYLNYMEKNKNKDSFFRIFRKKLHFFYKIFSSIRKKLDNIKNRSSN